DNA from Lycium ferocissimum isolate CSIRO_LF1 unplaced genomic scaffold, AGI_CSIRO_Lferr_CH_V1 ctg3040, whole genome shotgun sequence:
GGATTTGACTTGAAAGTTTAgtataagtatactatgatgagtctaatgatagtgtgaatcctcttaaatgcaGACTCACGAATTTGGACGAATAAGTGTGGATAactggaggttgaacaggtatgttaaggctagtccctttcttctaaaggcatgattcatttcttatgaatccaataggtgttttccaaatgtcccatgatccctttctgtgaatccataaatgttttccaagaatattcttattctcaaaagctagagattcatgattcatagaattcttatgatgctaaagataaacatgttttatgatgacgacaatcctatttctagaaactcctatgttataattccctacatatgtttcataacctccttacttccaaaagttagagttcatgattcaaaggcatgacttctttcttgataatccataaatgttttccagaATGTCgctattttccgagtcaaagatttatgattctataagcttttatgacaacaacaacggacatgtttttacaatgttaatgacgatgctaaagatgagaatgttacTATGAttacgacgatgatgatgattttatgtttaaaagtcccaagcttatgatttcaatatgaatatgagaatgttgagttattttcgtgattttcttgatttttattcattgttgttgatctcgccttataataattgttccttgagTGAGacgagcgatgatgattattccataatataatcggaggttaccgaccttacgtcactccgatgtatttatagcttttatttggctctcatgcatgctttatatatatgtacgtattttctcacatcgcgccgcgctatagtcggccgggcatggcgcgtagatgtgcacaccactgtagtgggcatgttatgatattgccccagATGcaggaggcccggacgcgggctaatgatgataacaccgagccttaatggtcaggcatgatactatatatatgacaccgagccttaatggccgggcatgatactatgtatatatgacaccgagccttaatggacgggcatgatactatatatatgcgacaccgagccttaatggtcgggcatggtactatatatatgtataaaaaaatatttttttttaaaagaccaagcatgcatgacaccgccttatgaggcatccagatgtacaggttatctctcatattccatgttacctttcatatctatattatattgttattcatgccttacatactcagtacattattcgtatcgCGTCCGCTTCGGACGACGCGCTCGTGCGTACCGCGCCCGGGGGAGACGGATCGGACCGTGGTATTCTGTCGGTAATTCTCGGGAGCACTCACTTTACTTTGTGAAAtcagtctatttggtattgtccttatgatcatttgtattctatgtagaggctcgtagacgtgtgtgtacggttagatgttttatagctctcttaccggttcatattgttgtataatatattggtggccttgtcggccttattttgagctcttgatactttactgtCAGCCTTGCcagctttatgatatacgttatattgtggcgaccttgtcagtccgcatatgaacatatgtgctgaatgatcggatatttctatgttgggcctttttctGCATGCAGgtattctttgagttatggtttataatgtttaaagtaacggataagtcaggtAATTGCTGGTCTACGAGTCGGAAcccgtcatactcctggtaGGGGTGGAACAGAATATTTACAGAAAATTTGGTgaaaagtttcaaaaaatgaaaaacatatGTAAAGTAATGCGCAGCATTCATAGTCTCATATGAGATTCTCCTTGTATATTGCATTGAATGGAACTTCTtattgtgtcaaattatctggATTCGTAGACAAAGATGTAAAGGAAAACGAcactttcaaaagaaaaagtatcCAAAAATAATCAAACTTACAAACAAGAAGAAGCGATTCTGCTCCGACTCATCGCTCCGTACACTGTTAATACACGGTCCAATGAATGTCGCCCAGTGTGACCAGTATAAGCCCCTCGATGATAAGGAAAAGAgcaaaaaaacaataaaaattcaatttcataCTGTTTAAAAATTCAGAACTGCGATTAATTTATTCTGTAAAACACCTAACGAAGGGAAGAAATGTATTCAAAGGATAATTAGAAAGAGATTTACCTGGGAAATTGATTGCTAACATGACGCAGCGATTGGGATCAGAAGAAAGATGAAATACCTACTAAACCATGATGGGAAGAacgatatttgaaaataattaaaaagatatttgccttgaatattgtaagaaacaaaacaaacagAACGAAATCATCTTTGGTGAGTGATAGGAAAAAGAATAATCGGAAACAGAAgatgaaaaagaggaaaagaggAAGGCAGATTTACCTGATAGAAGTGAAAGATCAGTAATGTGTTTAACAGTGACGTTACGAAGCGTTTCACAAAGACCTTCGAAATTAAGCGACGGCAATGTAATGAGGCTTTCGAGAGTTTCTGGAGGGGTGAGCGATTGTTACTCCATATTAAGTGAGCAAGGTAATGCGGCTTTTGGGGTTTTCTGGAGCGGTTGTTAATCCACATTAATTAATCGTGACTTTTGGAATTTTGTATATTAACTTGAATTGGAAAAGTAAATTAAAAGGCTAAAAAACAGGGAAAAGGATAAATAGTCTTCCTGATTGACTATTAATTTTGTATATTAACATAGCCTAATAAATTCCAAATTCTGTTCAGCCAAATTCAGAGCGCTTTTCTTTTCCGCAGAACAAATGTGTGACTCTTCTTCCCGAGCTGAAAGAAAAACACCAATAGATTAGAGTAAGAGAACTCGGATTTGCAGACCTTTAGGCTTTTATCACAAAGACACCACAGGCACAATTTGTGAGAACAgagcaaaaaatataaaaaaaagccTGTAGATTTTTCAATCATTTGCTGGAACCGCACTCTCTGATATAGTCCCTGCAACATCCATAGATCGGACATTTAGATAAGTTTCAACCATTTATCACAAAAcgatttttgttatttttttaagagGGTGCACTTATATCCATGTGTTGCTCTCGAAAAAACGTTGCCAAATGAACCTAATTTGAGCTTTCAAGGAATGATTAAAAGCAATGAAATCAGTTTAATATCAATGTAAGAATCAGATGCAATCAATTAAGAGCAGGCGTAGGCTATCGAGGCGACTCAGCAAACCAAATACCTTGACCTTATCTCTCTCTTTTTATCGAAGTGTTAGTGGTGTTAACTGACTTCTTTTTTGTATAGCTCTAATAATACTCCACACTATAAAATGAGAAGGCAGAAGTTTTAATTGAATGATTGTAAAGAAATATCGACAGTAATGTCGCTGTGGGGGCATCCATTAAAAGGAAAAATCGATGACTGGGAAGGTCAAAAACCAAATAATTGAGAACGAAAGACAAGAAAAGGAGGTTGAAGATAGATATTTTTTCTTGGTCCACAAGAGAGGTTCCACATCATCCCTTCTTAGACCACACAGGACGACGTAGCTTTAAGCATACCTATAAGTGAAgttttgtttcatatattgTCTTGCCTTTATTTTTATGTGACAGAACACTAATGtcaattttctcttttcaaCTTTCATGAAAGATCCAAtatattttaagtttttcaGCTATTCCCATTTATAATGTCGGAACATGTCAACCGATGCACATTTGACATTTGTCATATCAAGATATAACATGATATCGAATTGATAAATTGAGATTAGTACATAACCAAGTTTATATTACAGattcaaaacatattctttTATCAGTATCGGCACATTTGGTAATTTCTCACTAGTCatcatttcaagaaaaaattatgtTGCAGCTCCAGATTTTTTGCcaggtccttttttttttttcagggtATTTTATTTTCACGATAAATGTCCGACGGAAAGGCATAGGTTCACGAACATGTTTGGTAAAAAACGAAGGGAATGATAGCTTTTTCAATACCTAGAAGAGCAGAGACCGTCTTCAAGGTCTTATGCTTGTCTCTAACATCTTGCAACTCCGAGTTTAATGTGTAAAAAAGTAACTTTTTCCCTGTTCCTGCTCCTATATGAGAACCCAAAATCTTATATTACAATTGACATCTTACAAGGAAAGGTCCGGgtaaaaaaattgggaaaaaaagggAGACAAAGAAAAGGGATATAATTGACTCAAACAAATAGGAAGTGCGGGGTGCGAATGACACCACAATATTTGTTATGCAGAATAAGAAGAGGTTAATCTTTTCATCTTCCTTGTTTTTACTATTTGGCTTCATATATACATCCTGAtaatcttttattttccttcaatttaaGCCGagtaaagtgaaaaataaagccCAAAAAACAATCAATTCTTTGCTAAATAACAGGTATAAAATAGTATGAACAATCAAACATAGCATGACCGAAACATGAAACACCAAGTAATCATGAAGGGAAAAActacacttaaaaaaaaaaaaaaaaaaaaaaaaaagaagagaaatttacCTATTGAAAGAAACAACATGACCAGAGATAAATTCTTTATGGcgagtgaaaataaaatatacttcAAACCAAAAGACAAAGAAGAGGAGAAGAGGAAGGCGTTGAAGGAGATTCACCTGGAGGAGAAAGATAAGTATGGTAATTAAGAGAACGACTGTTacaaaggagaagaagaaggttttttttttttttttcctttagacATAGCATCGGTACAGAAGTGACAACATTGttgttagtattttttttttttaataaaagcaCCATTTTTGCTTAATTTGAAAGACAAAACtgtaagaaaatacataaatgaaaacCCTGACAGAATAGATGTGCCACGCTAGATTTCAATGTCCCTACTTTAGATAATTATATagatcacatatatataagtacctGTTCAACTTAACTGATGACACTTTCGTCCAGTAGCTTGCATCCAAGTCAATAATGGATTAAAAGGAATTGAAACGGCAACATTCAATAAAAAAACGTTGCGTAAGATGTGCTTAAACCAAAATGTTCAACGAATTGAGCTTATAGCCCACAAATGATCAACCATCACAGGAGAATAAATGTGTAAGCTTTTGATCGAAAGGTTGAGATTTGTGAGAATTTGAATTGTTTCTAGAGGAATTTCATATTGTCTTCCACTATCAATTGAAACAATATCACAACGTACGAAGAGACTGGGACTAATCAAAATGGATTTAAGTTTAGATTAATAGATTTCAGTAAAAATATTCAAGGCACTTACGTGATCTGTATAGTATAACTGGTTCTACAGAAGAATTGTATAGGTGGTCTTACCGTTATCAATAAAGAATAATAATTGACACCACCACTATCAACCAAAAGAATATATAATTGACCTCAAGCTACCCTCAAGCTACCCTGAGACAGAAATAAATtgacaaaataattaaaattcgaAGACTCTAGCATAAGGCTGCTTGCCATAACGTTGGTGGTGTTTGAACTTTCAAAGTGGCGTTGTGAAT
Protein-coding regions in this window:
- the LOC132043920 gene encoding uncharacterized protein LOC132043920, translating into MWINNRSRKPQKPHYLAHLIWSNNRSPLQKLSKASLHCRRLISKVFVKRFVTSLLNTLLIFHFYQVFHLSSDPNRCVMLAINFPGAYTGHTGRHSLDRVLTVYGAMSRSRIASSCLYFGCRRKYKIRRCKATDSLVVLSRVMKG